The genomic stretch AGTCCATGCCTTCAGTCTATCTGGCTCCACCGACGAGTCTGGCGGCCAACGGCGCGAAAATCAGAGCTCGCCTGCGCAGATCAAAGTTCCGCCGTGATTGTCGAAGTTCCGCCGCGCTTGTTACAGTTCCTCGGTACGCTTGAGAATCTCCGTAAGCCGGTTTGCTGCAGCGACGACGGCGGCCGCATGCTGGCGTCCAGGCTGGCGGCCCATGCGTTCCACCGGCCCGGAGATCGACACGGCAGCAATCACGCGCCCCGACGGCCCGCGCACAGGCGCCGAAATAGAGGCGACCCCTGCTTCACGCTCGCCAATCGACTGAGCCCAGCCACGGCGTCGTACCGCTGAAAGAATCGTGGCCGTAAACTCTGCTCCGTGTAGGCCGCGATGAAGCTTATCCGGCTCTTCCCATGCCAGCAGAACTTGCGCGCCCGAACCGGCGTGCATCGACAGCGTGGCACCCACCGGGATCGAATCACGCAAACCCATCGAACGATCCGCGGCGGCCACGCACACCCGCTGGTCGTTCTGGCGGCGGAACAGCTGTGCCGACTCGCCCGTGTGGTCGCGCAAAGCTGTGAGAACGGGCG from Trueperella bialowiezensis encodes the following:
- a CDS encoding IclR family transcriptional regulator, coding for MDNRSGSGVGVLDKATLVLSALESGPLTLAQLVNATHLARPTAHRLAVALEYHRFVARDVQGRFTLGPRLSELASAAGEDRLLAAAAPVLTALRDHTGESAQLFRRQNDQRVCVAAADRSMGLRDSIPVGATLSMHAGSGAQVLLAWEEPDKLHRGLHGAEFTATILSAVRRRGWAQSIGEREAGVASISAPVRGPSGRVIAAVSISGPVERMGRQPGRQHAAAVVAAANRLTEILKRTEEL